From a region of the Sesamum indicum cultivar Zhongzhi No. 13 linkage group LG3, S_indicum_v1.0, whole genome shotgun sequence genome:
- the LOC105159077 gene encoding uncharacterized protein At3g49720 — protein sequence MATRRPVNPSRRMSESGAAPLSSSLQSRSRSPSYLSIGLIILGVFAVIGYLYRGQGTLGNLRAVSGVEGDFSCTQEVERAIPILKKVYGDSMHKVLHVGPDTCSIVSRLIREEETEAWGVEPYDVEDADLTCKRLVHRGLVRVADLKFPLPYRAKSFSLVIVSDALDYLSPKYLNRTLPELARVSSDGLVIFTGYPRHHKAKGVDKARYGRSIKLRSSTWWIRYFVQMSLEENEAAVKKFEQAAEKTWYKQNCQIFHLKSYQ from the exons ATGGCGACAAGAAGGCCTGTGAATCCTTCTCGCCGCATGTCGGAAAGTGGAGCGGCTCCATTGTCGTCCTCACTCCAATCAAGATCCCGCTCTCCCTCTTACTTATCCATTGGACTCATCATTCTG GGGGTATTTGCTGTCATAGGTTATCTTTATCGTGGCCAag GTACCCTTGGAAATCTTAGAGCTGTCAGTGGGGTGGAAG GTGACTTTTCATGTACTCAAGAAGTTGAACGTGCCATTCCAATTcttaaaaaagtatatggtGATAGCATGCATAAGGTTTTGCATGTTGGTCCAGACACTTGTTCAATTGTTTCCAGATTGATAAGAGAGGAGGAGACTGAAGCATGGGGTGTGGAACCATATGATGTAGAGGATGCTGATCTTACATGTAAGAGATTGGTGCACAGAGGTCTTGTTCGTGTGGCGGATCTTAAATTTCCTCTTCCATACAGGGCAAAATCTTTTTCTCTTGTCATTGTCTCGGATGCTTTAGATTACTTGTCTCCAAAGTATCTCAACAGGACCCTTCCTGAATTAGCAAGGGTATCATCTGATGGTCTCGTCATTTTCACTG GATATCCACGTCACCACAAAGCTAAAGGTGTTGATAAAGCTAGATATGGACGTTCG ATTAAATTGAGGAGCTCGACGTGGTGGATTAGATATTTTGTTCAGATGAGCTTAGAGGAGAATGAAGCTGCCGTCAAGAAGTTTGAGCAAGCTGCAGAAAAGACCTGGTACAAGCAAAACTGCCAAATCTTTCATCTCAAGTCATACCAGTGA
- the LOC105159266 gene encoding uncharacterized protein LOC105159266 produces MVFPAASALTHSTFIVASSKYQVRQLHSSFLINVRKQHVPVMCSAKVPWMEHFHKSTELIVFLNYTKDKLWEFIPGSVKQFPWKKAESIALHELVILGKETLKWCLLAFLAFSCLSDFFYSISRNKELLIPFGLFVGCLTTNYLDKISQEFLRDHKDGNTTWILVGISCFFVLVKVISGGNDFLLHAANGGLMQVLWNWKNLPKLDGEKSLLEDASTMSNADG; encoded by the exons ATGGTGTTTCCGGCGGCGTCCGCACTCACGCATTCAACTTTTATC GTTGCATCGTCTAAATACCAAGTCCGTCAACTCCATAGTTCCTTTCTGATTAATGTCCGGAAGCAACATGTTCCAGTCATGTGTTCTGCAAAAGTTCCATGGATGGAACATTTTCACAAGTCAACTGAGcttattgttttcttgaattatacCAAGGACAAATTATGGGAATTCATCCCTGGTTCAGTTAAACAATTTCCTTGGAAGAAAGCAGAGAGCATTGCACTGCATGAATTAGTGATTTTAGGGAAGGAGACATTGAAGTGGTGTTTACTTGCATTCTTGGCATTCAGTTGCCTATCTGATTTCTTTTACTCTATCTCTAGAAACAAAGAGTTGCTGATACCTTTCGGTCTTTTTGTTGGATGTCTAACCACCAACTACTTGGACAAGATATCTCAAGAATTCTTGCGTGACCACAAG GATGGAAATACTACCTGGATACTTGTTGGCATATCTTGCTTTTTTGTTCTTGTGAAGGTTATTTCGGGAGGAAATGATTTTCTCTTGCACGCTGCAAATGGCGGACTGATGCAAGTCCTCTGGAACTGGAAAAACTTGCCAAAACTAGATGGAGAAAAATCTTTGCTGGAAGATGCCTCAACCATGTCCAATGCAGATGGTTAG
- the LOC105159076 gene encoding homeotic protein knotted-1 — translation MEEYNNHHHQLSENASSRGSGFPYAGPVLAPSSSVYARTSSGSSNHHGQLPMNSFHLQSGDCYDQSQGQQHHPVVKTEAGSSQNHNSPRFYYYQNVQDHHHHHSHDHRRQESDQAPGEVDAIKAKIIAHPQYSNLLEAYMDCQKVGAPPEVVARLTAVRQEFEARQRATVASRDDSKDPELDQFMEAYCDMLVKYREELTRPLQEAMEFMRRIETQLNMLTSDPVRIFNSEKCEGVGSSEDDQDNSGGETALPEIDPRAEDRELKNHLLKKYSGYLSSLKQELSKKKKKGKLPKDARQKLLSWWELHYKWPYPSESEKVALAESTGLDQKQINNWFINQRKRHWKPSEDMQFMVMDGLHPQSAALYMEGHYMGEGPYRLGP, via the exons ATGGAGGAGTACaacaatcatcatcatcagctGAGTGAAAACGCGAGTTCCAGGGGGAGTGGGTTTCCGTACGCGGGTCCAGTTCTTGCACCGAGCTCTTCTGTGTATGCGAGAACGAGTAGTGGGTCCAGCAATCACCATGGTCAGTTGCCGATGAACAGCTTTCATCTTCAATCTGGTGATTGTTATGATCAATCTCAAGGGCAGCAGCATCATCCCGTTGTGAAAACTGAAGCTGGGAGTTCACAGAATCATAATTCTCCCAGGTTTTACTATTACCAGAATGTTcaagatcatcatcatcatcatagtCATGATCACAGGAGACAGGAAAGTGATCAGGCTCCCGGCGAGGTTGATGCTATAAAAGCCAAGATTATTGCCCATCCTCAGTATTCCAACCTTTTGGAAGCTTACATGGATTGTCAGAAG GTGGGAGCTCCGCCGGAGGTGGTGGCGCGGCTGACGGCTGTCCGGCAAGAGTTTGAGGCGAGGCAGCGAGCTACGGTGGCCTCCAGAGATGATTCAAAGGATCCGGAACTCGATCAGTTCATG GAAGCTTACTGTGATATGCTGGTGAAGTATCGAGAGGAGCTTACGAGGCCTTTACAAGAAGCCATGGAGTTCATGCGACGGATAGAAACACAACTCAACATGCTCACCAGTGATCCTGTCCGGATCTTCAACTCTG AGAAGTGTGAGGGTGTTGGTTCATCCGAAGACGACCAAGATAATAGTGGTGGAGAAACAGCACTTCCTGAGATTGATCCACGAGCTGAAGACCGGGAGCTGAAAAACCACCTCTTGAAGAAGTATAGTGGATATCTGAGTAGTCTCAAGCAAGAGCtctccaagaaaaagaagaaagggaaGCTGCCCAAAGATGCTCGTCAGAAACTACTCAGCTGGTGGGAATTACATTACAAGTGGCCATATCCATCG GAGTCGGAGAAGGTAGCGTTGGCCGAATCAACTGGACTAGAccagaaacaaataaataactgGTTCATAAACCAAAGGAAACGGCACTGGAAGCCCTCGGAAGACATGCAATTCATGGTGATGGATGGCCTGCATCCACAAAGCGCAGCCCTCTACATGGAAGGTCATTACATGGGCGAAGGTCCTTACCGGCTGGGGCCATGA